From Microbacterium sufflavum:
GATTCGGACAGCACCGAGAACACTTCGCGCAACAGCGAGATCGCCCGCGGGATGATCATGGCCGCGATGAACAGCGAGGCGATGGCGTCGGCCGGCATCCAGCCCGTGAGCAGGATCACGGCGGCCGCGACGATGACGGCCAGCGAACCCAGCAGGTCGCCCATCACCTCCAGGTAGGCCCCGCGCACGTTGATGCTGGTCTTCTGGGCTCGGCTGAGCAGCCACATCGACACGGCGTTGGCCACCAGGCCGACGACCGCGACGACGAGCATGAGACCGCCGGCGACCTCCACCGTGTTCGGATTCAGCAGGCGCTCGACCCCCTGGACGGCCACCACGGTGGCCAGCGCGATCAGGATCACCGCGTTGATCAGCGCGCCGAAGACCTCGGCGCGCTGGTAGCCGAACGTCCGACGGTCGTCCGCGGGTCGGGCGGCGACGGTGGCCGCGATGAGCGCGATCACGAGCGCGGAGGCGTCGGTGAACATGTGGGCCGCGTCGGCGAGCAGCGCCAGCGATCCGGTGAGCAGAGCGCCGACCACCTGCACGATCATGACCGTGGCGGTCAGCGTCAACGAGATGGCGAGCAGGCGTCTGCTGCTCGCCGAGCGGAGACCGCCGGGCGCGGGCGCGTGATCGTGCATGCCTCCAGGCTAGACCGGGGATCGCCCCGGAACGGCCGATCCTGGCTAGTCGGGAAGGGTAACGATTCTCACCGTCAGCAGGACTTCTCCGCGGCCGCCCAGGTCAGAGTCCTGCGAGCAGGGGCACCAGGGCGGTGAAGGCGCGGGCGCGGTGCGACTGCGCCTGCTTCTCCTCGGCGGTGAACTCCCCGACCGTGCGCTCGGCTCCCGCGTCCTGGCCGTCCGGGACGAACACGGGGTCGTAGCCGAAGCCGCCGTCGCCGGACGCCGCGTGCGCGAGCCGTCCCGGCCAGATCCCCTCGACCACGTGCTCGGCCCCACCCGGGACCACGAGCGCGATCGTCGACGTGAAGTGTGCGGCTCGGTGCCGGTCGGCGATGTCGCGGAGCTGGTCGAGCAGCAGCTCCCGGTTCGCCACCGCGTCCTTCTTCTGTCCGGCCCAGTACGCGGAGAAGACACCGGGTGATCCGCCGAGCACGTCCACGCAGATGCCCGAGTCGTCGGCGAGCGCCGGAAGCCCGGTGTGCGCGGCGGCCGCCCTGGCCTTGAGCAGCGCGTTCTCCGCGAAGGTCACGCCGTCCTCCACGGGCTCGGGGCCGTCGTAGCCGACCACCTCCAGGTCGGGCCTGGCCTGGGCGACGATCTGCTGGAACTCCTCGACCTTGTGCGGGTTGTGGGTCGCCAGGACGACGCGCACGGTCACTCCCCCGCCAGCGCCGCGAGCTGCCGCGCCTTCAGGTCTTCGCAGCCCGCGAGTCCCAGCTCCAGGAGCGCGTCGAGCTCGCGCTTGTCGAACGGCGCCCCCTCGGCGGTGCCCTGCACCTCGACGAACAGGCCGCGACCGGTCACGACCACGTTCATGTCGGTCTCGGCGCGCACGTCCTCGACGTACGCGAGGTCGAGCAGGGGCTCGCCGTCGACGATCCCGACCGACACCGCCGCGACCGAGTCGAGCAGCGGCGTCGAGTTGCGCCCGATGAACTTCTTCTCGCGGCCCCACTCGATGGCGTCGGCAAGGGCGACGTAGGCGCCCGTGATGGCCGCCGTGCGGGTGCCGCCGTCGGCCTGCAGCACGTCGCAGTCGATCACGATCGTGTTCTCGCCGAGCGCCTTGGTGTCGACCACGGCGCGCAGGGCACGGCCGATGAGCCGCGAGATCTCGTGCGTGCGACCGCCGATGCGACCCTTCACGCTCTCGCGGTCGTTGCGGCTGTTGGTCGCGCGCGGGAGCATCGCGTACTCCGCCGTCACCCAGCCCTTGCCCTTGCCGGTGAGCCAGCGCGGCACGCCGTTCGTGAACGAGGCGGTGCACAGCACCTTGGTGCCCCCGAAGCTGATCAGGGCCGATCCCTCGGCCTGCGCGCTCCAGCCGCGCTCGATGGTGATCTCGCGCAGCTGCGAGGCGGAACGGCCGTCGGCACGGACGATGTCGGTCATGGGCTTCTCTCGGTTCGGGACGGGCGAGCGGATCAGCGCGCGTCGAGCGCGGGGTCGGGGAGGGTGATGACGCCGGTGTGGACGAGCTGCACGTCGCGCACCTCGCGGCCCATCAGCCGGTTGGCGAGCGCGGTGAAATCGTCGGCCGAGTCGCCCGTCGCCTCGTAGACGTAGGTGGCGGTGGCATCCGCAGGGGCCAGCAGATCGCCGCGCACGAGCTGACGGTAGACGTCGCCGGCCGTCTCGTCATCGCTCGACACGAGGGTCACGCCTTCGCCCATCACGTAGCTGATGGCACCCCGGAGGAACGGGTAGTGCGTGCAGCCGAGGACGAGCGTGTCCACGTCGGCCTCTCGCAGCGGCGCGAGGTACTCCTCCGCGACGGCGAGCACCTCCGGGGTTCCGGTGACCCCGGCCTCAACGAACTCGACGAACCGCGGACAGGCGGCCGTGAAGACCTGCAGGCGCTCGTTCACCTCGAGCATGTCCTGGTACGCGCGGGAGCCGATCGTGCCGACCGTGCCGATCACGCCGACCCGGCCGTTGCGCGTGGTCGAGACGGCTCGGCGCACCGCGGGGCCGATGACCTCCACCACCGGGACGTCGTAGCGCTCGCGCGCATCGCGCAGCATCGCCGCCGAGGCCGTGTTGCAGGCGATCACGAGCATCTTCACGCCCTGGTCGACCAGGGTGTCGAGCACCTCGAGAGCGTAGCGGCGCACGTCGGCGATCGGCTTCGGGCCGTAGGGCGAGTGCGCGGTGTCGCCGATGTAGACGAAGGATTCTCTGGGCAGCTGGGCGCGGATGGCCCTGGCCACCGTGAGCCCGCCGACACCGGAGTCGAAGATCCCGATCGGCGCGTCATTCATGACTCCCCAGCCTACCCGCGCGCGGCAGGGCCCGCGTATCGCGGCTCACTATGCTGGGCGGATGACCACGTCGACGGCGCTGCTCACCGACCGTTACGAGCTCACGATGCTCGCCGCCTCGCTCCGGGACGGCACCGCGTTCCGTCCGAGCGTGTTCGAGCTGTTCTCGCGTCGGCTGTCCGGCGGCCGGCGCTTCGGCGTCGTCGCGGGCACCGGGCGCCTGCTGAGCCTGCTCCGCGACTTCCGGTTCGGCGACGACGAGCTGCGCTTCCTGCGCGACGAGCAGGTCGTCGACACCGAGACGCTCTCCCACCTCGAGCGTTACCGCTTCACGGGCTCGGTCCGCGGGTACCGCGAGGGCGAGCTCTACTTCCCCGGCTCCCCCATCCTCACGGTGGAGGGATCCTTCGCGGATGCCGTCGTCCTGGAGACCCTCGCGCTGAGCGTGCTCAACCACGACTCCGCGGTCGCGACGGCCGCGGCGCGCATGAGCATCGCGGCCGGTGAGCGACCGCTGGCCGAGATGGGATCTCGCCGTGCGGCCGAGCGCTCCGCCGTCGCCGCGGCCCGCGCCGCCTACATCGCGGGTTTCACCGCCACGAGCAACCTGGAGGCCGGCCGCACGTGGGGCATCCCCACGATGGGCACGGCGGCGCACTCCTGGACGCTGCTGCATGACTCCGAGGAGGACGCCTTCCGCGCCCAGGTCGCGAGCATGGGCGTCGACACCACCCTGCTGGTCGACACGTACGACATCCGCAGCGGCGTCGAGACGGCGATCCGCGTGGCAGGAACCGAGCTGGGCGGCGTCCGGATCGACTCCGGTGACCTGCCGATCGTGGCCGCCGAGGTCCGCGCACAGCTGGACGAGCTGGGAGCGACGGGCACGCGCATCACCGTCACCAGCGACCTCGACGAGTACGCGATCGCCGCTCTCGCCGCGTCACCCGTCGACGCGTACGGCGTCGGCACCTCGGTCGTGACCGGGTCCGGCTACCCCACTGCGAGCATGGTGTACAAGCTGGTCGCGCGGCAGGATGCCGACGGAGCCTGGATCGGGGTGGCCAAGGCCTCCGCCGACAAGGCGTCGTTCGGGGGGCGGAAGGCAGCGTTCCGGACGCTGTCCGACGGCGTCGCGACGGCGGAGACCGTCGTCGTGTCCGACGGGTTCGAGGAACTCGACACACCCGCTGAGCACGTGGACGGCCGACCGCTCCAGGTCACTCTCGTCGAGGACGGCGACATCGACACCGCGCACGAGGGTGTCGCCGGGACGGCGGCCGCCCGCGCACATCACCTTCGCGTGCGCGAGGAGCTGCCGGTGCGCGCCCTGGCGCTCAGCAAGTCCGACCCGGCGATCCCGACCGTCTACCTCGAGGCCGACTGAGGTCAGCCGACCATCGACTCGTAGATCTCCTTGCACGTCGGGCAGATCGGGAACTTCTCCGGATCGCGGCCCGGCGTCCACTTCTTGCCGCAGAGAGCGCGCACCGGCTTCCCGGTGATCGCGGACTCGAGGATCTTGTCCTTCTTCACGTAGTGCGAGAAGCGCTCGTGGTCGCCCGGTTCGAGGTTCTCCTCCCGGAGGAGCTCTTCCAGTTCGCGATCAAGCGTTGCCACGCCGCCCTGATCGGGGCTGTCCAGCGGAGTACTCATTCCGCGATTCTAGCCGCGTCGTGGGGCCGGTGGGCGGCCGTCACGCGGTCTCGACGAACTCCATGAGCCGCTCTCCGCTGTGCTCGAAGATGCGCCCGCCGAGCACAGCCCCGGCGACGAGCACGATCGCGCCGGTGAACAGCCCCACCCAGAACGCCGCGGGCGCGAACGCCGAACCGGAGACGATCGTGGCGGCGAAGAGCCAGATCGTCGGCACGCTCAGGACGATGGATCCGAGGAACGCCGCGGCGGGGCCGTAGGCACCGTGGGACGTCGGCCGCTGTGGCTGCTGGAAGGGGCTGTCCCCGGGTCGCGACACCGCGTACGGTGCGACCACCGACACCACGCTCGAGATGCCGAGGGCGCACAGCAGAAGACTGACCGCGAGACCCACCAGCGGAAGGAGGAGGGTCCAGCTCCCCACGAGCAGCAACGACAGCGGCACCGCGATCGCGAGCACCGGGACGGCCACGAGGAGCACCGGGACGAGCCGTCCGAGGCGGTCGGGAAGGCCGCGTACCCCGCTCGCCACGTGCGTCCACAGCGCGGTCGAGTCGTAGGCGATGTCGTTGTGGGGCAGCCAGCCGAAGAACAGCGCCATCACCGGAACCGGGATGAGGGCCGCGATCTCGATCGGGACACCGGCGACGATGAGCGGCAGCACCGTCAGCACCCCGGCGACGGGCACGACGATCACGTTCATGATGTAGCGACGGTCCCGCAGCCAGTACACGAGGCTGCGCGACGCGATCGCTCCGAAAGCGTTGGACGGCAGCAGGCCGAACCAGCCGAGGCCCGTGCGCTCCCGTGCCGTGACGGGCCGCTCGGTGGTCGTCAGCAGACGACGGACGAACCACGCCCAGACGAGGGCGAGGGCGATGGCCGTGACCACCGCGACGGCACCGCTCGCCCACGCCGTCCCGGTCTCTCCTGCCGCCGCGGCGAACGCAGAGGCCGGAGCCGCAGCGAACGGAGTGACACCGATCACCGACGTGAGCGTCGCGATCGACGCGGGCACGTCACCGTCCCATCGCAACGAACCGAGGAACACGGCGACGGGGAATGCGATCACTATCAGGGCGAGCGCGAACAGGGCGGTGAGCTCCCTCGATCGACGCTCCGGGAGCAGCATCGCGTTCAGCGCCATGCCGATCCGGGCGATCAGGGCCGTGATGAACAGGCCGAGCAGAGACATGATCACCGCGAGTGGCCACGGCGCGCCCGCCTCGATCGCGACGATGCACACGCTGGCATAGACGGCGAGAAGGGCGAGGCTCGGCACGCTCACCAGCGAGGCGAGCATGAGCACCCAGGGCAGTCGGCGCTCGTCGACGCCGAACACCGCGAACCGACGGGGGTCGAGCTGGTCCACCGCCCCGACCAGCAGCGGCCCCACGAGGAAGCCGAGCAGCACCGCCGCACCGCCGAGCACGGTGACCGCGCTGGCGACCGGCACGGAGGCGTCGGTCAGGCTGAACACCGCGACGCAGACCACGACCGTCACGGCGACGACGGCCCCGAAGGACAGCAGCGTGCGGATCCGGCGTTCACCGCGGAGTGCGCCGAGGAGGAGCGCGAACCTCAGTCGGAGAACGTGTGCAGCCATTCCAGCCCCTCCACCTCGCCGCTGGAGCCCGCGAGCTCGACGAAGCGCGATTCGAGGGTCTGCCCCGCGCGGACCTCGTCGATCGTCCCCTCCGCGAGCACCTCGCCGTTGACGATGATCGCCACACGCGAGCACACCCGCTCGACCAGGTCCATGCCGTGGCTCGACAGGATCACGGTGCCCCCGTGGGCGACGTAGGCGCGGAGGATGTCAAGGATGACGGCGGATGACACGGGGTCGACCGACTCGAAGGGCTCGTCGAGCACCAGCACGCGGGGCGAGTGGATCATCGCACCGGCGAGCATGATCTTCTTCGTCATACCCGCGGAGTAGTCCGACACCACGCGGTTGAGCGCGTCTCCGAGATCGAAGGCGCGAGCCAGATCCGCGGCGCGCTTCTCGATGACGTCAGCCGCCAGCCCGCGAAGCAGTCCGTAGTAGTAGAGGAGTTGTCGGCCGGTCAGGCGGTCGAAGGTGCGAAGGCGGTCGGGAAGCACTCCCATGACGCGCTTGGCGGCGAGAGGGTCGACGGCCTGGTCGATGCCGCAGATCACGACGCTCCCCTCGTCGGCGCGCAGCAGCCCCGCGACGATCGAGAGCGTGGTGGTCTTGCCCGCACCGTTCGGTCCGACGATCCCGTAGAACGAGGCGGCGGGCACCGACAGGTCGATGCCGTCGACGGCGCGGTTGTCGCCGAACTGCTTCACCAGGCCGCGGATGCGGATCGCCTCGGTGCTCGGCTGGTCCTCACGGGAACCCTCGGCACGCAGCGGCGGCTCCTGCGAGGTCTCCGGATCGACGACGACGACGGAGTCGTCCGTCAGCGCGTCGGCTGTGGGGTTCGGCACGGGCTCCACCGCATCGGCGGGCACGGGAACGGCTGTGCTCTCGGCGGTCGGCTCGAGCTCTGCGACGATGGTGTCCGCGCCCGGATCATCGGACGCCGCTTCACCCACAGAGCCGGCGGACATCGGAGCTACCGTGTCGTCCGCCACCGCGGTGGCGGACGCAATCGCGACGCCCTCACCGTCCACGGCGGGCGTCTCCGTGACGGTCTCGAGCGCGGCAGCCCCGTCGGCCGCCGCCTCCTCGCCGGTCCCCTCGTGCGTCGCCTGCTCGGCTGCCGCCATCTCGGCTGCGACTTTCTCGGCTGCGACTTTCTCGGCTGCGACTTTCTCGGCTGCGGCCTTCTCAGCCGCGGCTTTCTCAGCTGCGGCCTTCTCGGCTGCGGCCTTCTCGGCTGCGGCCTTCGCGGCAGCCGTCTTGGCCGCCGCCGTCTTCGCCGACGCGGAGCGCGCCGTGCTCTTCGCCGCTGCCGACTTGGCCGCCGCCGCCTTCGCCGCCGCCGTCCTCGCAGCGGTCGCTGTGGACGTCGCCGCCCGTGGGGACGTCGGCGTGGCCGCCGCGTTCTTCACCGCCGCCGCCCGGGAGGCGCCGGCCTGTCGGGGTCGCGCGGGTGTGCGCGCTGCCGTGTTCCTCGCCGCCGCGAGTCGCGCCGCATCGGCGCTGCGCGCTGCGGGCGCCACGGCTGAAGCATCAACGCTGCCCTTGGGTGTCGGCTCCACCACGACCTCGAGCGACGCGGCGGCATTTTCTGCGGCCGCCTTGGCCGGTGCCGCCGTTGCGCTGACGCTCTTCGCCGATGCGGAGGTCTTCGCCGCCGCCTTCGACGCCGCAGCCTTCGATGCCGTGGCCTTCGATGCCGTGGCCTTCGATGACGAGGCCTTCGATGACGAGCCCTTCGCTCCCGCGGCTTGCGATGCTGACGTCTTCGCTGCCGTGGCCTTCGCTGCCGTCGTCTTCGCTGCCGCAGCCTTCGATGCCGTGGCCTTCGATGACGAGGCCTTCGATCCCGCGCCTTGCGATGCTGACGTCTTCGCTGCCGACGTCTTCGACGCAATCGTCTTCGCTGCCGACGTCTTCGATGCCGCCGTCTTCGCGCCCGTGGGCTGTGGCGTCGCGCCGCTCTCGTCGGCGCTCTTCTTCACCGCCGCCCCGCCCGTCGCCTTCTTCACGGTGGTGGTGCTGCGGCGAGGCGCACGTGGCTTCTTGGCCGCGGTCGCGGCGGTCGCCTTCTTCGCGCTCTCCGCCGCTGACGCACTCGCGTCGGGCGTTCCCGAAGGGGTCTCGTTCGTGTCCACCTCGGCGGTGCGGTCGTCAGGGGAGGAAGTCACCGTCCTACGGTATCAATGGGCGGCTTCCAGCCAAGGCCCCACGCGACAATCCGACATGCAGACCGCAACGCGAGGAGGAATGCAAGGGGGTTGCCGAGGCTGTGCGTTGCGTGTGTACTCGGTCACGAAATGGCAACAGGGACCTCTGGGCCCCGGGCTTCCCAGGCGGAATCGCTAGCATGATTCCCGGCACGACGAAGTGTCTGGTCGGTGAACCGGCCGTGAACACAACTTCCTTTAGGAGCACTCGTGACTCTTCAGACCGTCATCCTCGCAGCCGGCATGGGCTCTCGACTCGGCCGCGCGCTGCCCAAGCCGCTGACCGAGCTCAACGACGGCCGCACGATCATGCGCCAGCAGCACGACAACATCCGCGCCGCCTTCGGCTCTGACGCGCGCATCACCACCGTGGTGGGCTATCGCGCCGAGACGATCATCGAGGCGTTCCCGAACGTGAACTACGTCCACAACGACCGCTACGACGAGACCAACACGTCGAAGAGCCTCCTTCGCGCGCTCGGCGCCACCGGCCGCGGCGGGGTGCTCTGGATGAACGGCGACGTCGTGTTCGACCCGATGATCCTCGGCCGCGCGGTGGAGTACATCGAGCGCGACCAGTCGTTCGTGACCGTCAACACCGCCAAGGTGAGCGACGAAGAGGTCAAGTACACGGTCACGGCCGA
This genomic window contains:
- the rph gene encoding ribonuclease PH; this encodes MTDIVRADGRSASQLREITIERGWSAQAEGSALISFGGTKVLCTASFTNGVPRWLTGKGKGWVTAEYAMLPRATNSRNDRESVKGRIGGRTHEISRLIGRALRAVVDTKALGENTIVIDCDVLQADGGTRTAAITGAYVALADAIEWGREKKFIGRNSTPLLDSVAAVSVGIVDGEPLLDLAYVEDVRAETDMNVVVTGRGLFVEVQGTAEGAPFDKRELDALLELGLAGCEDLKARQLAALAGE
- a CDS encoding DUF3039 domain-containing protein, encoding MSTPLDSPDQGGVATLDRELEELLREENLEPGDHERFSHYVKKDKILESAITGKPVRALCGKKWTPGRDPEKFPICPTCKEIYESMVG
- a CDS encoding phosphocholine cytidylyltransferase family protein, with protein sequence MTLQTVILAAGMGSRLGRALPKPLTELNDGRTIMRQQHDNIRAAFGSDARITTVVGYRAETIIEAFPNVNYVHNDRYDETNTSKSLLRALGATGRGGVLWMNGDVVFDPMILGRAVEYIERDQSFVTVNTAKVSDEEVKYTVTAEGYIKELSKTVKGGLGEAVGINYISSREKKAFMRQLQRVEDQDYFERGLELAIAEDGLLLEPMDVSDLYAVEVDFAEDLERANLFV
- a CDS encoding nicotinate phosphoribosyltransferase, with amino-acid sequence MTTSTALLTDRYELTMLAASLRDGTAFRPSVFELFSRRLSGGRRFGVVAGTGRLLSLLRDFRFGDDELRFLRDEQVVDTETLSHLERYRFTGSVRGYREGELYFPGSPILTVEGSFADAVVLETLALSVLNHDSAVATAAARMSIAAGERPLAEMGSRRAAERSAVAAARAAYIAGFTATSNLEAGRTWGIPTMGTAAHSWTLLHDSEEDAFRAQVASMGVDTTLLVDTYDIRSGVETAIRVAGTELGGVRIDSGDLPIVAAEVRAQLDELGATGTRITVTSDLDEYAIAALAASPVDAYGVGTSVVTGSGYPTASMVYKLVARQDADGAWIGVAKASADKASFGGRKAAFRTLSDGVATAETVVVSDGFEELDTPAEHVDGRPLQVTLVEDGDIDTAHEGVAGTAAARAHHLRVREELPVRALALSKSDPAIPTVYLEAD
- the rdgB gene encoding RdgB/HAM1 family non-canonical purine NTP pyrophosphatase, whose product is MTVRVVLATHNPHKVEEFQQIVAQARPDLEVVGYDGPEPVEDGVTFAENALLKARAAAAHTGLPALADDSGICVDVLGGSPGVFSAYWAGQKKDAVANRELLLDQLRDIADRHRAAHFTSTIALVVPGGAEHVVEGIWPGRLAHAASGDGGFGYDPVFVPDGQDAGAERTVGEFTAEEKQAQSHRARAFTALVPLLAGL
- the murI gene encoding glutamate racemase, whose translation is MNDAPIGIFDSGVGGLTVARAIRAQLPRESFVYIGDTAHSPYGPKPIADVRRYALEVLDTLVDQGVKMLVIACNTASAAMLRDARERYDVPVVEVIGPAVRRAVSTTRNGRVGVIGTVGTIGSRAYQDMLEVNERLQVFTAACPRFVEFVEAGVTGTPEVLAVAEEYLAPLREADVDTLVLGCTHYPFLRGAISYVMGEGVTLVSSDDETAGDVYRQLVRGDLLAPADATATYVYEATGDSADDFTALANRLMGREVRDVQLVHTGVITLPDPALDAR
- a CDS encoding ABC transporter ATP-binding protein; the protein is MAAAEQATHEGTGEEAAADGAAALETVTETPAVDGEGVAIASATAVADDTVAPMSAGSVGEAASDDPGADTIVAELEPTAESTAVPVPADAVEPVPNPTADALTDDSVVVVDPETSQEPPLRAEGSREDQPSTEAIRIRGLVKQFGDNRAVDGIDLSVPAASFYGIVGPNGAGKTTTLSIVAGLLRADEGSVVICGIDQAVDPLAAKRVMGVLPDRLRTFDRLTGRQLLYYYGLLRGLAADVIEKRAADLARAFDLGDALNRVVSDYSAGMTKKIMLAGAMIHSPRVLVLDEPFESVDPVSSAVILDILRAYVAHGGTVILSSHGMDLVERVCSRVAIIVNGEVLAEGTIDEVRAGQTLESRFVELAGSSGEVEGLEWLHTFSD
- a CDS encoding cation diffusion facilitator family transporter, translating into MHDHAPAPGGLRSASSRRLLAISLTLTATVMIVQVVGALLTGSLALLADAAHMFTDASALVIALIAATVAARPADDRRTFGYQRAEVFGALINAVILIALATVVAVQGVERLLNPNTVEVAGGLMLVVAVVGLVANAVSMWLLSRAQKTSINVRGAYLEVMGDLLGSLAVIVAAAVILLTGWMPADAIASLFIAAMIIPRAISLLREVFSVLSESAPKGTAVSEIRTHLLGYAGVIGVHDVHVWQLTRGAPVFTAHVSVEPALLADGRSAALLAEMQSCLADHFDVAHSTFQIEPAEQSDCEPHHA